The following proteins are co-located in the Chaetodon auriga isolate fChaAug3 chromosome 23, fChaAug3.hap1, whole genome shotgun sequence genome:
- the LOC143315925 gene encoding glucagon-1-like, giving the protein MKSIQSLAGILLVLCLVQSSWQVPLLEGDDSSSFETDDTLGDEPRELSNMKRHSEGTFSNDYSKYLEDRKAQDFVRWLMNNKRSGAAEKRHADGTFTSDVSSYLKDQAIKDFVAKLKSGQVRRESDRRGEAFSRRHVDGSFTSDVNKVLDSMAAKEYLLWVMTSKPSGESKKRHVDQ; this is encoded by the exons ATGAAAAGCATCCAATCCCTGGCTGGTATCCTTCTGGTACTCTGCTTGGTCCAGAGCAGCTGGCAGGTTCCTCTGCTGGAGGGTGACGACAGCTCAAG CTTTGAGACGGACGACACGTTAGGGGACGAGCCGAGGGAGCTGTCGAACATGAAGAGACACTCGGAGGGGACGTTCTCAAACGACTACAGCAAATACCTGGAGGACAGGAAGGCGCAGGACTTTGTTCGGTGGCTGATGAACAACAAGAGGAGCGG tgctgcagagaagcGCCACGCAGACGGGACCTTCACCAGTGACGTGAGCTCTTACCTCAAGGACCAGGCAATCAAAGACTTTGTCGCCAAGCTCAAGTCTGGACAAGTCAGAAGAGA ATCTGACAGGCGGGGTGAAGCGTTCAGCAGGAGGCATGTAGATGGAAGCTTCACCAGTGATGTGAACAAGGTGCTGGACTCCATGGCTGCCAAGGAATATTTACTCTGGGTCATGACCTCCAAGCCTTCAGGAGAGAG TAAGAAAAGACACGTGGACCAATGA